In one window of Chiloscyllium plagiosum isolate BGI_BamShark_2017 chromosome 44, ASM401019v2, whole genome shotgun sequence DNA:
- the LOC122543553 gene encoding endothelial zinc finger protein induced by tumor necrosis factor alpha-like, translating to MKIPLTCPLVRTRYCCGSKGSDSDFTKNIFAIKDKEIEYGEEALQLPRMREGFQRFLLPVEASAGPHGGEAFQLPECRKAFSVSSSLLMHQQAHTGERPFTCSECERGFSQMSQLKTQAAPLGGGSGVPSAGRCSLARLSS from the exons ATGAAGATACCATTGACTTGTCCACTGGTCAGGACAAGGTACTGTTGTGGGAGCAAGGGCTCTGATAGTGACTTTACGAAGAACATCTTTGCCATTAAGGACAAGGAAATTG AGTACGGGGAagaagcccttcagctgccccgaatGCGGGAAGGCTTTCAGCGATTCCTCCTCCCTGTTGAAGCATCAGCGGGCCCACATGGGGGAGAGGCCTTTCAGCTCCCAGAGTGTAGGAAGGCCTTCAGCGTTTCATCCTCCCTGCTGATGCATCAGCAGGcacacacgggggagaggccgttcacttgCTCAGAGTGTGAGAGGGGGTTCAGTCAGATGAGCCAACTGAAAACACAAGCAGCTCCACTCGGGGGTGGTTCAGGtgtcccgagtgcgggaaggtGTTCACTTGCTCGGTTAAGCAGCTGA
- the LOC122543547 gene encoding zinc finger protein 572-like, protein MSTRGERPVSCSKCGYAFRNSSALVKHRQVHTGERAFSCPSVGRPSPAPPICGGTSEFMIDWWSSNSSVLLRHQQVHTGEEAFQCPKCRKGFTRASHLLPHRRVHTGQRPYSCPECGRGFTQASNLLMHWQIHTGERPFSCPECRKGFTRSPTCGGTSEFMYHCNGIEGVRAECQYQLDINPVPATTGFESCCGIWWK, encoded by the coding sequence ATGTCCACACGGGGGGAGAGGCCTGTTAGCTGTTCCAAATGTGGGTACGCCTTCAGAAATTCCTCTGCCCTGGTGAAGCACCGGCAGGTCCATACTGGGGAGAGAGCCTTCAGCTGCccaagtgtgggaaggccttcacccGCTCCTCCCATCTGCGGAGGCACCAGTGAGTTCAtgattgactggtggagcagcaATTCCTCCGTACTACTGAGGCACCAACAGGTCCATACGGGGGAAGAGGCCTTTCAGTGCCCCAAGTGCAGGAAGGGCTTTACCCGGGCCTCCCACCTACTTccccaccggcgggtccacacggggcaGAGGCCCTACAGCTGTCCAGAATGTGGGAGGGGCTTTACCCAGGCATCCAACCTGTTGATGCACTGGCagatccacactggggagaggcccttcagctgccctgaatGCAGGAAGGGCTTCACCCGCTCTCCAACCTGCGGAGGCACCAGCGAGTTCATGTACCACTGCAACGGGATTGAAGGAGTGAGGGCAGAGTGCCAATATCAACTGGATATCAACCCAGTTCCAGCGACgaccgggtttgaatcctgctgtggcaTATGGTGGAAATAG